In a single window of the Lujinxingia litoralis genome:
- a CDS encoding NYN domain-containing protein has product MDAPNIAIFADFENVVIGAKDAKYNDFDIHLVLQRLLDKGNIVVKKAYADWDRYKSSKKPMHESAFELIEIPHVSYSGKNSADIRMVVDALDLCYTKSHVDLFVIISGDSDFSPLVSKLRENNKKVIGVGVKNSSSDLLIENCDEYIFYDDLVRDKRKSKKAEKNKGRDRQSSRPRQPASSPASSPAEAPAPPAPVKEDQHTKADEVGSKEEALDLVLDTTESLFRERDENIWGSMVKQTIKRKKPHFSETFYGYRNFSDLLEDAEKRGLLELKKDEKSGGYIILGFGPQA; this is encoded by the coding sequence ATGGACGCACCAAATATCGCGATCTTCGCCGACTTTGAGAACGTCGTTATCGGCGCCAAAGACGCGAAGTACAACGACTTCGACATCCACCTGGTCCTCCAGCGCCTGCTCGACAAGGGCAACATCGTGGTCAAAAAGGCCTACGCGGACTGGGACCGCTACAAGTCGTCCAAGAAGCCGATGCACGAGTCGGCCTTTGAACTCATCGAAATTCCTCACGTCAGCTACTCGGGCAAAAACTCCGCCGACATCCGCATGGTCGTCGACGCCCTGGACCTCTGCTACACCAAGAGCCACGTCGACCTCTTTGTGATCATCAGCGGAGACTCGGACTTCTCGCCGCTGGTGAGTAAGTTGCGGGAAAATAACAAGAAAGTGATCGGTGTGGGAGTCAAGAACTCCTCCTCGGATCTCTTGATCGAGAACTGCGACGAGTACATCTTCTACGACGATCTGGTGCGCGATAAGCGCAAGTCAAAGAAGGCCGAGAAGAACAAGGGCCGCGACCGCCAGAGCTCCCGGCCGCGCCAGCCTGCCAGCAGTCCGGCCAGCAGCCCCGCCGAGGCCCCGGCGCCCCCTGCTCCTGTGAAAGAGGATCAGCACACCAAGGCCGATGAGGTCGGCTCCAAGGAAGAGGCACTCGACCTGGTGCTGGACACCACCGAGTCCCTCTTCCGAGAGCGCGACGAGAACATCTGGGGCTCGATGGTCAAACAGACGATCAAGCGCAAGAAGCCGCACTTCTCCGAAACCTTTTACGGCTATCGCAACTTCAGCGATCTGCTCGAAGATGCCGAAAAACGCGGACTTCTGGAGCTGAAAAAAGACGAGAAGTCGGGCGGCTATATCATCCTGGGCTTTGGCCCTCAGGCCTGA
- a CDS encoding DUF1731 domain-containing protein, whose protein sequence is MPEFTRRSGYPVSRQTLYEWHAREGAFERLVPPWEQIEVLEKEGGIEEGGRLIMRLQKGPVGWIWEARHLDHIRGHQFVDEQVRGPFRRWRHTHRFEELHDDQSLLVDEVDYALPLGRVGELLGGRVTERMLEAMFAFRHRRTGDDLRRHKALSARRLKIAISGTSGPVGRALEAFLSTGGHQLLRLVHERASHPGEVTWSEPTNATELSKLEGLDAVVHLAGEPSLGERTPGHSDADYAESTAHLATALARLNHPPEVFLCASSIHIYGDQRTREIHEESELGERPESRRRQAREDATRAAKLAGIRTVNLRIGQVLDPSFGVFSGLHRALKLGSIRRVGSGEQFMSWIDLDDVLGAILFLMGDERGAALSGPINLVAPRALPHSEAMATMARIVGGRRLWPAPAAAVHALSGNPLLREELLASRRVKPARLQESGFEFFYPHLDQALEMKFGMAQRWDQPR, encoded by the coding sequence ATGCCTGAATTCACTCGCCGCAGCGGCTACCCGGTGAGCCGTCAAACGCTCTATGAATGGCATGCCCGAGAGGGGGCCTTTGAGCGCCTGGTGCCGCCCTGGGAACAGATCGAGGTGCTCGAAAAAGAAGGCGGCATTGAGGAGGGGGGCCGCCTGATCATGCGTCTTCAGAAAGGCCCCGTGGGGTGGATCTGGGAAGCCCGGCATCTCGACCACATCCGGGGGCATCAATTTGTCGACGAGCAGGTGCGCGGGCCCTTTAGGCGCTGGCGTCATACGCACCGCTTCGAAGAACTTCACGACGATCAGAGCCTGCTCGTCGACGAGGTGGACTACGCCCTGCCCCTGGGCCGAGTCGGCGAGCTCCTGGGAGGGCGCGTGACCGAGCGTATGCTTGAGGCGATGTTCGCGTTTCGGCACCGGCGGACCGGGGACGATCTGCGCCGCCACAAAGCCCTCTCCGCCAGGCGCCTCAAGATCGCGATCAGCGGCACTTCGGGGCCGGTCGGCAGAGCTCTGGAGGCCTTTTTAAGCACCGGCGGTCATCAGCTCTTAAGGCTGGTGCATGAGCGAGCCTCGCACCCCGGCGAGGTCACCTGGTCGGAGCCTACCAACGCGACAGAGTTATCGAAGCTCGAAGGGCTCGACGCGGTGGTGCACCTGGCCGGGGAGCCTTCCCTCGGGGAGCGAACGCCAGGGCACAGCGACGCGGACTATGCCGAGAGCACCGCGCACCTGGCCACAGCCCTGGCCCGGCTGAACCACCCTCCCGAGGTGTTCCTCTGCGCCAGCAGCATTCACATCTACGGCGACCAGCGGACCCGGGAGATCCACGAGGAATCGGAGCTCGGAGAGCGGCCTGAATCCAGACGGCGCCAGGCCCGGGAGGACGCCACCCGGGCGGCGAAGCTCGCCGGGATACGCACGGTGAACCTGCGCATCGGCCAGGTGCTCGACCCGAGCTTCGGCGTGTTTTCCGGTCTGCACCGCGCCCTCAAACTCGGCAGCATCCGCCGGGTCGGCAGCGGCGAGCAGTTCATGAGCTGGATCGATCTCGATGATGTTCTGGGCGCGATTCTTTTTCTCATGGGCGATGAGCGCGGCGCCGCCCTGAGCGGCCCCATCAACCTGGTGGCGCCCCGGGCGCTCCCCCACAGCGAGGCGATGGCGACGATGGCCCGGATCGTAGGCGGCCGGCGCCTGTGGCCGGCACCGGCCGCCGCGGTCCACGCCCTATCCGGTAACCCGCTCCTGCGGGAGGAGCTGCTGGCCAGCCGGCGAGTGAAGCCCGCGCGCCTTCAGGAAAGCGGGTTTGAGTTTTTCTATCCCCACCTCGACCAGGCGCTGGAGATGAAGTTCGGTATGGCTCAGCGCTGGGACCAGCCGCGCTAG
- a CDS encoding alpha-ketoacid dehydrogenase subunit beta, with product MSQTVLESLNQAFHRMMQADERVHLLGEDLLDPYGGAFKVSRGLSTAFEDRVWTTPISEAGFVGVAIGMAMGGLLPVVEIMFGDFVLLAADQLINHGAKYPWMYNEKIEVPLVVRLPMGGRRGYGPTHSQTLEKHFLGAPGLAIVAANPFVDPGRLLELATLHDRRPVLFVENKKMYAQRLRLIEGGRCGGMAARTTGGAYPTVSLSFGGFELADVTLVAYGGMAELAVEAAERLLIEDERYCEVVIPSSIQPLEMDAIAQSVARSGRLVVSEEAPGAGGVGAEIISALPAAAFAALQAQPRRVCALNLPIANSPALETATLPGVDDLLEAMRQVLPPSKSTSAAG from the coding sequence ATGAGTCAGACCGTGTTGGAGTCCTTAAACCAGGCATTTCACCGCATGATGCAGGCCGATGAGCGGGTGCATCTGCTCGGCGAAGATCTCCTCGATCCTTACGGTGGCGCCTTCAAAGTCAGCCGGGGCCTGTCGACCGCGTTCGAAGATCGGGTCTGGACGACTCCCATCTCCGAGGCGGGATTTGTCGGCGTGGCCATCGGTATGGCGATGGGCGGGTTGCTACCGGTGGTCGAGATCATGTTCGGCGACTTTGTGCTCCTGGCCGCCGACCAGCTGATCAATCACGGCGCGAAGTACCCGTGGATGTACAACGAGAAGATCGAGGTGCCCCTGGTGGTGCGCCTGCCGATGGGCGGGCGCCGCGGCTACGGACCGACCCATAGCCAGACCCTGGAGAAACACTTTCTGGGAGCTCCGGGGCTGGCCATTGTGGCCGCCAACCCCTTCGTCGATCCGGGGCGCCTGCTGGAGCTCGCCACCTTGCACGACCGGCGGCCGGTCCTCTTTGTGGAAAATAAAAAGATGTACGCCCAGCGCCTTCGCCTGATCGAGGGTGGGCGCTGTGGGGGAATGGCCGCGCGCACCACTGGTGGCGCCTACCCCACGGTGAGCCTGAGTTTTGGGGGCTTTGAGCTGGCCGACGTCACCCTGGTGGCCTACGGCGGCATGGCCGAGTTGGCGGTCGAAGCGGCCGAGCGCCTGCTCATCGAAGATGAGCGCTACTGCGAGGTGGTGATCCCCTCCTCGATTCAACCTTTGGAGATGGACGCCATCGCGCAGTCCGTCGCCCGCAGCGGGCGGCTGGTGGTGAGCGAAGAAGCCCCGGGAGCCGGAGGCGTCGGCGCCGAAATCATCAGCGCACTGCCCGCCGCAGCCTTCGCCGCGCTCCAGGCTCAGCCGCGACGGGTCTGCGCGCTCAATCTCCCCATCGCCAACAGCCCGGCGCTGGAGACCGCGACACTCCCCGGCGTCGATGACCTTCTGGAGGCTATGCGTCAGGTGCTGCCGCCATCAAAGAGCACCAGCGCCGCCGGCTAA
- the gloA gene encoding lactoylglutathione lyase — protein sequence MRFLHTMLRVGDLERSITFYTQVLGMELLRRKDFPDGKFTLAFLGYGPEATHPALELTYNWDKESYDLGDAYGHIALGVDDIYKACEDIAAAGGKVVREPGPMKHGSTVIAFVEDPDGYKVELIELGTQGN from the coding sequence ATGAGATTTCTGCACACGATGCTGCGCGTGGGTGATCTGGAGCGCTCGATCACCTTCTACACCCAGGTGCTGGGCATGGAGCTCTTGCGTCGCAAGGACTTCCCTGATGGCAAGTTCACGCTGGCGTTTCTGGGCTACGGTCCGGAGGCGACCCACCCGGCTCTGGAGCTGACTTATAACTGGGATAAAGAGAGCTACGATCTGGGCGATGCCTACGGGCATATCGCGCTGGGCGTGGACGATATCTACAAGGCCTGCGAAGACATCGCGGCGGCCGGCGGCAAAGTGGTACGGGAGCCCGGTCCGATGAAGCATGGCTCCACCGTGATCGCCTTCGTCGAGGACCCCGACGGATACAAGGTGGAGCTGATTGAGCTGGGCACCCAGGGGAACTGA
- a CDS encoding thiamine pyrophosphate-dependent dehydrogenase E1 component subunit alpha produces the protein MAAAQIKTHSASLHESLDPRARFAQLQGTLSEKLYAQMRLIRRFEEQLLERFDRGLLVGTTHAYIGQEADAVGVINHLQAGDVVFSNHRCHGHYLVWGDKPRELAAELMGRQGGLVGGRGGSQHICDGGFFTNGIQGGIVPGALGLALAKKVRGEEALAVVFVGDGTLGEGVLYECLNMASLWEAPLLVVIENNEWAQSTPSRLEVAGSMIERARAFGLDAGEIASTDAEELYGRFEEVVAGVRAGGRPHVEVIHTYRLCHHSRSDDRRPPEEVEARRAEDPLPKQRARLSEARAAAIEEAVETRLEQAFAAAEAQPLPDVETLHDPLLLKMPEGPEPG, from the coding sequence ATGGCCGCAGCGCAGATCAAAACGCACTCAGCATCGCTTCATGAGTCGCTCGACCCGCGGGCGCGCTTTGCACAGCTTCAGGGCACGCTCAGCGAAAAACTCTACGCCCAGATGCGGCTCATCCGCCGCTTTGAAGAGCAGCTTTTGGAGCGCTTTGATCGCGGCCTGCTGGTGGGCACCACCCATGCCTACATCGGCCAGGAGGCCGACGCGGTCGGGGTAATCAATCACCTGCAGGCCGGGGATGTGGTCTTCAGCAACCACCGCTGCCACGGGCACTACCTGGTGTGGGGCGATAAGCCCCGGGAGCTGGCCGCCGAGTTGATGGGCCGTCAGGGCGGGCTGGTGGGCGGCCGCGGGGGCAGCCAGCACATCTGCGACGGAGGTTTTTTTACCAACGGGATCCAGGGCGGGATTGTGCCCGGAGCGCTGGGGCTGGCCCTGGCCAAGAAGGTGCGCGGTGAAGAGGCGCTGGCCGTGGTCTTTGTCGGCGACGGGACCCTGGGCGAAGGCGTGCTCTATGAGTGTCTGAACATGGCCAGTCTCTGGGAGGCGCCCCTGCTGGTGGTGATCGAAAATAACGAGTGGGCCCAGTCCACCCCCAGCCGCCTGGAAGTGGCCGGCTCCATGATCGAGCGCGCCCGGGCCTTTGGTCTCGACGCCGGGGAGATCGCCTCCACCGACGCCGAAGAGCTCTACGGGCGCTTTGAAGAGGTGGTTGCCGGGGTACGCGCCGGCGGACGCCCACACGTGGAGGTGATTCACACCTACCGCCTCTGTCACCACTCCCGCAGCGACGACCGCCGCCCCCCCGAAGAGGTCGAGGCGCGCCGCGCCGAGGATCCTCTCCCGAAGCAACGCGCCAGACTGAGCGAAGCTCGCGCCGCCGCCATCGAAGAGGCCGTGGAGACGCGTCTGGAGCAGGCCTTCGCCGCGGCCGAGGCCCAACCTCTTCCCGATGTGGAAACCCTCCACGATCCCCTGCTGCTTAAGATGCCCGAGGGCCCGGAGCCTGGATAA
- a CDS encoding glycosyltransferase family 4 protein — protein sequence MRAIFVHDSVFYIRGDRVFVPGTPDRRSWEPYLQVFDELLVAGRCRSESSPAGAARADRAGVHFECLPDLASPRRWVTHLPAALARLEALIAPADLVIARTSVLGNLAAFCALRAEKRLLLEVVGCPLGAYWHHGSISGKIYAPIAALQTRALAARAPFVHYVTREYLQRRYPSSGVTLAMSDARIEMPEPGVLERRRERITLLDRRTGPWRVGMIGAYDLHYKGLDVLLEAAARLRDTLPMTLHITGAGDPAPWLARAAEAGLAGRLHFEGVLPPERVLDWFDTLDLYVQPSREEALPRSVVEALSRGLPVLASSVGGLPELLSPAALHPPGDAAMLAAQMDALLRDPGAQHQAYERAIETARRFVGPDKDARYQRFLRQAAGLS from the coding sequence ATGCGCGCGATCTTCGTCCACGACAGTGTCTTTTACATCCGGGGTGACCGGGTGTTCGTGCCTGGCACTCCGGACCGGCGCAGCTGGGAGCCCTACCTGCAGGTCTTCGATGAACTCTTGGTGGCCGGTCGTTGTCGCTCCGAGTCCTCGCCCGCCGGCGCCGCGCGTGCCGATCGTGCGGGGGTGCACTTTGAATGTTTGCCCGACCTGGCCAGCCCCCGGCGCTGGGTGACCCATCTGCCGGCCGCGCTCGCTCGGCTTGAGGCGCTCATCGCCCCGGCCGATCTGGTTATTGCGCGCACCAGCGTGCTCGGAAATCTGGCGGCGTTCTGCGCCTTACGCGCTGAAAAACGACTCCTCCTGGAAGTGGTCGGTTGCCCCCTGGGCGCCTACTGGCATCACGGCTCAATCTCCGGAAAAATCTACGCACCCATCGCCGCCCTTCAAACGCGCGCCCTGGCCGCCCGCGCGCCTTTTGTGCACTACGTCACCCGTGAGTACCTCCAGCGTCGTTACCCGAGTTCTGGCGTCACGCTGGCGATGAGCGACGCTCGGATTGAGATGCCCGAACCCGGGGTGCTAGAGCGGCGCCGGGAGCGCATCACACTCCTCGACCGGCGCACCGGTCCCTGGCGCGTGGGCATGATCGGGGCCTACGACCTGCATTACAAAGGGCTCGACGTGTTGCTGGAGGCCGCCGCTCGTCTTCGCGACACCCTCCCGATGACGCTTCATATCACCGGTGCCGGCGACCCGGCCCCCTGGCTGGCGCGGGCCGCCGAGGCGGGCCTTGCCGGGCGTCTGCACTTTGAGGGGGTGTTGCCGCCTGAGCGGGTGCTCGACTGGTTCGATACCCTCGATCTCTACGTGCAGCCCAGCCGAGAGGAGGCGCTGCCGCGCTCGGTGGTGGAGGCCCTTTCGCGGGGACTCCCGGTGCTGGCCAGCTCGGTGGGGGGCCTGCCCGAGCTCCTCTCGCCAGCGGCCCTGCATCCCCCGGGAGACGCGGCAATGTTGGCCGCGCAGATGGACGCGCTGCTCCGAGACCCCGGGGCGCAACACCAGGCCTATGAGCGGGCCATTGAGACCGCTCGTCGCTTTGTGGGCCCGGATAAAGACGCGCGATATCAGAGGTTTTTGCGTCAGGCTGCCGGCCTCTCGTAG
- a CDS encoding dodecin: MSDHVYKVIKLVGSSPDGIEAAVDNALARAGDSVRNIRWFEIKETRGHVDQGKVAHYQVMIEVGFTLDG, from the coding sequence ATGAGCGACCACGTGTACAAAGTGATCAAACTCGTCGGATCCTCGCCAGATGGGATTGAGGCCGCCGTCGATAATGCCCTGGCCCGTGCCGGAGACTCTGTGCGCAACATACGCTGGTTTGAGATCAAGGAGACGCGTGGTCATGTCGACCAGGGCAAAGTGGCCCATTATCAGGTGATGATCGAGGTGGGCTTTACGCTCGACGGATGA
- a CDS encoding deoxyribodipyrimidine photolyase, which produces MSQGSSKTDAPQGGAPAIRVRALNSASWNPSGEYVLYWMVAHRRPSWNFALDRALFWAQTLGKPLIVLEPLRHGYPWASDRFHAFVLQGMAAQHEAFEKAPLTYYPFVEREDVPGSGLLEALGARAAVIVSDDFPAFFLPRMQRAVARRLDVRLEVVDSNGVVPIRLANKLFARAYDFRRFLHRSVQSWVHDAPRAAPFDGVELPPAQLPAHITERWPRASSALLNAEREALAELPIDHSVPPVDELKGGWRQAEQHLQTFLNWRLDRYHKDRNAIEDGAASGLSPYLHFGHISAHQIFGELTRREGWSPEDIQAKNASKREGFWSMSPGAESFLDEVLTWREVGFNFCTMAPGDYDRYESLPAWAQQTLAEHADDPREHLYSLGEFEAGHTHDELWNAAQMELVHRGVMHNYLRMLWGKKILHWSASPEEALAIMIELNNKYALDGRDPNSYSGIFWVLGRYDRAWGPEREVFGKIRYMTSESTRRKMRVEGYIQRWAAEVEDA; this is translated from the coding sequence ATGTCGCAGGGCTCTTCAAAAACCGACGCTCCCCAGGGAGGCGCTCCCGCCATCCGGGTACGCGCCCTTAACAGCGCGAGCTGGAACCCGTCGGGGGAGTACGTCCTCTACTGGATGGTGGCCCATCGCCGCCCGAGCTGGAACTTCGCCCTGGACCGGGCGCTATTCTGGGCGCAGACCCTGGGCAAGCCCCTGATCGTTCTGGAGCCACTGCGCCATGGCTATCCCTGGGCCAGCGACCGATTTCATGCCTTTGTGCTCCAGGGGATGGCCGCGCAACACGAGGCGTTCGAGAAAGCGCCGCTCACCTACTATCCCTTTGTGGAGCGCGAAGATGTTCCCGGGAGCGGCCTGCTCGAGGCCCTGGGAGCGCGCGCGGCGGTGATCGTCAGCGACGACTTTCCGGCCTTTTTCCTGCCTCGGATGCAGCGGGCCGTCGCCCGGCGCCTGGACGTGCGCCTGGAGGTCGTCGACAGCAACGGCGTGGTGCCCATTCGCCTGGCCAACAAGCTCTTTGCGCGAGCCTATGACTTTCGACGCTTCTTACACCGGAGCGTGCAGTCCTGGGTGCATGACGCCCCCCGGGCCGCTCCTTTTGACGGGGTGGAGCTTCCCCCGGCGCAGCTTCCCGCACACATCACCGAGCGCTGGCCCCGGGCCAGTAGCGCGCTGCTCAACGCCGAGCGCGAGGCGCTGGCCGAGTTGCCCATCGATCACAGCGTCCCCCCGGTCGACGAGTTAAAAGGAGGCTGGCGGCAGGCCGAGCAGCATCTGCAGACCTTTTTGAACTGGCGCCTCGATCGCTATCATAAGGATCGCAACGCCATCGAAGATGGTGCGGCCAGCGGGCTCTCTCCCTACCTGCACTTCGGGCACATCAGCGCGCATCAGATCTTTGGCGAACTCACCCGGCGCGAGGGCTGGAGTCCGGAGGATATTCAGGCCAAAAACGCCTCCAAGCGGGAGGGGTTCTGGTCGATGAGCCCCGGGGCGGAGAGCTTCCTCGACGAAGTGCTCACCTGGAGGGAGGTCGGGTTCAACTTTTGCACCATGGCCCCCGGGGACTACGACCGCTACGAGAGTCTCCCGGCGTGGGCACAGCAAACCCTGGCTGAGCACGCCGACGATCCCCGCGAGCACCTCTATTCACTCGGCGAGTTTGAAGCCGGGCACACCCACGACGAGCTCTGGAACGCCGCACAGATGGAGCTGGTGCACCGGGGGGTGATGCATAACTACCTGCGCATGCTCTGGGGCAAAAAGATCCTCCACTGGAGTGCCTCGCCAGAGGAGGCGCTGGCGATCATGATCGAGCTCAACAACAAGTACGCGCTGGACGGACGCGATCCCAACTCCTACAGCGGGATCTTCTGGGTGCTGGGCCGCTACGATCGCGCCTGGGGGCCGGAGCGCGAGGTATTTGGCAAGATCCGCTACATGACCTCCGAGAGCACCCGGCGCAAGATGCGCGTCGAAGGCTACATCCAACGCTGGGCCGCTGAGGTCGAGGATGCCTGA
- a CDS encoding two-component system sensor histidine kinase NtrB, translating to MALFMAVILLCALPGLLALVGIDLSARGIDEAMIEALDADAYPEHLGVQRLMFGATLYTLLEWTVVCLSLATAALAVARARQHPDVVAAMIASVALWSAFISGLHLMAFQGFFFQVANPVAFLLYTWAIAQTFTGALFVIASLWAGMVRRRGLRSTRARRSLALVGVTLLFGVLACVSVWLTARATVLPLELSPEGVFSRPLDLPALILFALLLLVIFPVIDRVYRSVFSFALWLSAIALTASQMYAALASAALFDAGFMASLLTKAGGFTIIFLGLVWHYRQLCDQEIELRERMAGGELRVHMLINNAPEGIVTFGPEAIISGWNPRATELFGCSRQEALGRSLFECLEVAADLEPSEFSECLERLLAADADEEERCTRIYQVRSRDPDADPWIPVEFTLVGADADPQPIYALLARDISESQAMQQRLAQIDRLAAVGTLAAGVAHEINNPLAYIRSNVAFARESVEELPESLRSHILTDADNEHVELFELLDEMQSSLQAAESGCERVAHIVSDMLAIAHRSEEPLEEPVEPAEAIDAALRLTRAQLSPGTTLSTDLQPTPRVVADPSRLTQIVVNLVVNALHAVEELPEERRQITLRLFPRRDRVILEVEDRGPGVPDDLRERVFDPFFTTKPVGKGTGLGLSLSRSIAHELKGELRLCPSEQGARFQLALPAVRPSSRG from the coding sequence GTGGCACTGTTTATGGCGGTGATCCTGCTCTGCGCATTGCCCGGGCTCCTGGCCCTGGTTGGCATCGATCTCTCCGCGCGCGGGATCGACGAAGCCATGATCGAGGCGCTGGACGCCGACGCCTATCCCGAGCATCTGGGGGTGCAGCGCCTGATGTTCGGGGCCACCCTCTACACGCTCCTGGAATGGACGGTGGTTTGTCTTTCGCTGGCCACCGCGGCGCTGGCCGTGGCTCGCGCCCGTCAGCACCCCGATGTTGTTGCGGCCATGATCGCCTCGGTCGCGCTGTGGTCGGCGTTTATTTCGGGGCTGCACCTGATGGCCTTTCAGGGCTTTTTTTTCCAGGTCGCCAATCCGGTGGCATTTCTGCTCTACACCTGGGCCATCGCGCAGACCTTCACCGGGGCGCTCTTTGTGATTGCCAGCCTGTGGGCGGGGATGGTCCGCAGGAGGGGGCTACGCTCGACGCGGGCCCGACGGAGCCTGGCGTTGGTGGGGGTGACGCTTCTCTTTGGAGTGTTGGCCTGTGTGAGCGTGTGGCTTACGGCCCGTGCCACCGTCCTGCCGCTGGAGCTCTCCCCGGAAGGCGTCTTCTCGCGACCGCTGGACCTCCCGGCGTTGATCCTATTTGCGCTCCTACTGCTGGTGATCTTTCCGGTGATCGATCGCGTTTATCGGAGCGTGTTTTCCTTTGCGCTCTGGTTGAGCGCGATTGCACTGACCGCCAGTCAGATGTACGCGGCGCTGGCCTCGGCGGCGCTCTTTGACGCCGGGTTCATGGCTTCGTTGCTGACCAAGGCCGGTGGGTTCACGATCATCTTTCTGGGGCTTGTCTGGCACTACCGTCAGCTCTGTGATCAGGAGATTGAGCTGCGCGAGCGCATGGCCGGAGGGGAGCTGCGGGTGCACATGCTGATCAACAACGCTCCCGAGGGCATCGTGACCTTCGGGCCCGAGGCGATCATCAGCGGCTGGAACCCGCGGGCCACCGAGCTCTTCGGATGCTCACGCCAGGAGGCGCTGGGGCGCTCGCTCTTTGAATGCCTGGAGGTGGCCGCCGACCTTGAGCCCTCAGAGTTCTCTGAGTGCCTGGAGCGTCTGCTGGCAGCCGACGCCGACGAGGAGGAGCGCTGCACGCGTATCTACCAGGTGCGCTCTCGCGATCCCGACGCCGATCCCTGGATCCCGGTGGAGTTTACGCTGGTCGGTGCCGACGCCGACCCCCAGCCGATCTATGCCCTGCTGGCCCGTGACATCTCGGAGAGCCAGGCGATGCAGCAGCGCCTGGCTCAGATCGATCGCCTGGCGGCGGTGGGCACCCTGGCCGCCGGGGTGGCCCACGAGATCAATAACCCCCTGGCGTACATCCGCAGCAATGTGGCCTTCGCCCGGGAATCGGTCGAAGAGCTGCCGGAGTCGCTCCGGTCTCACATCCTGACCGACGCTGACAATGAGCACGTGGAGCTCTTTGAGCTTTTAGACGAGATGCAGAGCTCGCTGCAGGCGGCCGAATCCGGGTGTGAGCGTGTCGCTCATATCGTCAGCGACATGCTCGCCATTGCCCATCGCTCCGAGGAGCCGCTGGAGGAGCCGGTAGAGCCGGCCGAAGCCATTGACGCGGCGTTGCGTCTGACCCGGGCTCAGTTGAGCCCGGGGACGACCCTCTCCACCGATCTGCAACCCACTCCCCGGGTGGTCGCCGACCCCTCGCGTCTGACCCAGATTGTGGTGAATCTGGTAGTCAACGCGCTGCATGCGGTGGAAGAGCTTCCCGAGGAGCGGCGTCAGATCACGCTGCGACTCTTTCCGCGCCGCGACCGGGTGATCCTCGAAGTCGAAGATCGGGGGCCCGGTGTGCCCGACGATCTTCGCGAGCGCGTCTTTGATCCCTTTTTCACCACGAAGCCCGTGGGGAAGGGGACCGGGCTGGGGCTCTCGCTCTCCCGCTCGATCGCTCATGAGCTCAAGGGCGAACTGCGCCTGTGTCCCTCGGAGCAGGGCGCTCGCTTTCAGCTCGCGCTGCCCGCGGTCCGGCCCTCGTCCCGAGGGTAA